The Chryseobacterium geocarposphaerae genome window below encodes:
- a CDS encoding SMP-30/gluconolactonase/LRE family protein yields MKKILKTGWVGLVLVLLSCQSVNSSKMFYDGVKPEKVSDKFSFTEGPASDKNGNVYFTDQPNDKIYYWDWKTNKIVEFLDKTGRANGTYFDKEDNLITCSDDHGEIWKISKDKKVEVLSKGFEGKRLNGPNDLWIDSFGGIYFTDPLYERDYWVNFKQEIPQKNLYYRNKEGEISKLETFTQPNGIIGSEKFKKLYVSDIDAGKTYVYDILGEGKLSEKKLFCEMGSDGMTLDKFGNLYLTGNGVSVFNRKGKKIYQIPIPEKWTSNVTFGGENGNILFITASESVYVLPTKVKGGK; encoded by the coding sequence ATGAAAAAAATATTGAAAACCGGCTGGGTTGGTTTGGTTTTAGTATTACTAAGTTGTCAATCAGTAAATAGTAGCAAAATGTTTTATGATGGTGTAAAGCCCGAAAAGGTTTCTGATAAGTTCAGTTTTACGGAAGGTCCGGCTTCGGATAAAAATGGGAATGTATATTTTACCGATCAGCCTAATGATAAAATTTATTACTGGGATTGGAAAACCAATAAAATTGTTGAGTTTTTAGATAAAACAGGCAGGGCAAACGGAACCTATTTTGATAAAGAAGATAACCTTATAACCTGTTCTGATGATCATGGAGAAATCTGGAAAATTTCAAAGGACAAAAAAGTAGAAGTTTTATCGAAAGGTTTTGAAGGAAAAAGATTAAACGGTCCTAATGATCTGTGGATAGATTCTTTTGGAGGAATATATTTTACCGATCCTTTGTATGAAAGAGATTATTGGGTGAATTTTAAGCAGGAAATTCCTCAGAAAAACCTGTACTACAGAAATAAAGAAGGGGAAATCTCTAAATTGGAAACGTTCACTCAGCCGAATGGAATTATAGGAAGTGAGAAATTTAAAAAGTTATACGTTTCAGATATTGATGCAGGAAAAACGTATGTCTATGATATTCTTGGTGAAGGAAAGCTTTCTGAAAAGAAGCTTTTTTGTGAAATGGGTTCAGACGGAATGACGTTGGATAAATTTGGCAATCTTTACCTGACAGGAAACGGAGTTTCCGTTTTTAACAGGAAAGGAAAGAAAATCTATCAGATCCCGATCCCTGAAAAATGGACTTCCAATGTAACTTTCGGAGGTGAAAACGGAAATATTCTGTTTATTACCGCTTCGGAATCTGTCTATGTTTTGCCAACAAAAGTGAAAGGAGGGAAGTAA
- a CDS encoding DEAD/DEAH box helicase, with the protein MELESIYKKLQIQEMNQMQKSTYKATENQQDVVLLSPTGSGKTLAFLFPVLRNLKKTSGIQTLILVPARELALQIEQVFKTMGTDFKVSVCYGGHDKKIEVNNLIEAPAVLIGTPGRVVYHLRNNNFDPKTIQTLVLDEFDKALELGFHDDMEFICNSLKGLSQRILTSATAMDEIPKFTGLNDEKIIDFLKLNEAKPDIQLKKVMTIPEEKLDTLFNLICKIGNKRTLIFCNHREAVDRISELLREKGIDRETFHGGMEQDERERALLKFRNDSARILITTDLAARGLDIPEVESIVHYQLPPKEDAFIHRNGRTARMNAKGFAYLIMTEDENFPFIKKNTPEESVIGFNKVPGKTPFQTIYISAGKKDKVNKVDIVGYLLKKGELQKEDVGLIEVKDTTSYVAVSRNKVNSLLKKLSNEKLKGKKLKMEIAY; encoded by the coding sequence ATGGAATTAGAATCTATTTACAAAAAACTGCAGATTCAGGAAATGAATCAAATGCAGAAATCTACCTATAAAGCCACAGAAAATCAACAGGACGTTGTACTGCTCTCTCCCACCGGTTCAGGAAAAACATTGGCATTTTTATTTCCTGTTCTTCGAAACTTAAAGAAAACTTCCGGAATTCAGACGTTGATTCTGGTCCCTGCGAGAGAGCTGGCATTGCAAATTGAACAGGTTTTCAAAACCATGGGAACAGATTTTAAAGTTTCGGTTTGCTATGGAGGTCACGATAAAAAAATTGAGGTTAATAATTTGATTGAAGCTCCGGCCGTTCTGATTGGAACTCCGGGAAGAGTTGTCTATCATTTAAGAAACAACAATTTTGACCCCAAAACCATTCAGACTTTAGTTCTGGATGAATTTGATAAAGCCCTGGAATTAGGTTTTCATGATGATATGGAATTTATTTGCAATTCGCTAAAAGGACTTTCCCAACGAATTCTGACATCAGCAACCGCGATGGATGAGATTCCAAAGTTCACAGGATTAAACGATGAAAAAATCATAGACTTTTTAAAATTAAATGAAGCAAAACCTGATATTCAGTTAAAAAAAGTGATGACCATTCCGGAAGAAAAGCTGGATACGCTTTTTAATTTAATCTGTAAAATCGGAAACAAGAGAACCTTGATTTTCTGTAATCACCGTGAAGCTGTTGACCGTATCTCCGAACTTTTACGAGAAAAAGGAATCGACAGAGAAACCTTTCATGGCGGCATGGAACAGGACGAAAGAGAACGTGCTCTACTGAAGTTCAGAAATGATTCTGCAAGAATTTTAATTACAACAGATTTAGCAGCAAGAGGTCTTGATATTCCCGAGGTTGAATCTATCGTACATTATCAGCTGCCACCAAAAGAAGACGCTTTCATCCACAGAAACGGTCGTACCGCAAGAATGAATGCAAAAGGTTTCGCCTATCTCATTATGACGGAAGACGAAAATTTTCCTTTCATTAAAAAAAATACCCCCGAAGAAAGCGTTATCGGATTTAATAAGGTTCCGGGAAAAACGCCTTTTCAGACCATTTACATCAGTGCGGGTAAAAAAGACAAGGTGAATAAAGTAGATATTGTTGGATATTTACTTAAAAAGGGTGAGCTACAGAAAGAAGATGTAGGATTGATCGAAGTGAAAGATACTACTTCTTATGTTGCTGTTTCAAGAAATAAAGTAAACTCCCTATTGAAAAAGCTAAGCAATGAAAAGCTTAAAGGAAAAAAATTAAAAATGGAAATTGCATATTAA
- the rpsA gene encoding 30S ribosomal protein S1 translates to MSKETNSAEVLLNQNVAPEQFDWDSFESGLDADARKEKSDLEEIYNGSLNNLDDNDVLVGKVVRLTDKEAIVDINFKSEGVISLNEFRYNQGLKVGDEVEVMVDRREDKTGQLQLSHRKARTLKAWDKVNELHETGEIVNGFVKSRTKGGMIVDVHGIEAFLPGSQIDVKPIKDYDQFVGKTMEFKVVKINPEFKNVVVSHKALIEADIEGQKKEIIAQLEKGQVLEGTVKNITSYGVFIDLGGVDGLIHITDLSWSRVNHPSEILEDGQTVKVVILDFDDEKTRIQLGMKQLEAHPWDALSADLKVGDKVKGKVVVLADYGAFVEIAPGVEGLIHVSEMSWSTHLRSAGDFVKVGDEVEAEVLTLDRDERKISLGIKQLSKDPWENIEAKYPVGSKHVGTVRNFTNFGVFVELEEGIDGLIYISDLSWTKKIKHPSEFCAVGDKLDVVVLELDIQARRLSLGHKQLTENPWDAFETKYAEGTIHAGKAVEVHDKGASVQFEDAEVEAFCPSRLLEKEDGSKIKKGEEAQFKVIEFNKEFKRVVVSHTGIFRDEEKKNVKESASRNVTSSSNNEERSTLGDIDALAELKRKMEEGK, encoded by the coding sequence ATGTCAAAAGAGACAAATTCAGCAGAGGTTTTATTAAACCAAAACGTAGCACCAGAACAATTTGATTGGGATTCTTTCGAATCAGGTCTTGATGCAGATGCGAGAAAAGAAAAAAGCGATTTAGAAGAAATCTACAACGGATCTTTGAACAACCTAGACGATAATGACGTTTTAGTTGGAAAAGTTGTAAGATTAACTGACAAAGAAGCTATCGTAGACATCAACTTCAAATCTGAAGGTGTTATTTCTCTTAACGAATTCCGTTACAACCAAGGCCTAAAAGTAGGTGATGAGGTTGAAGTAATGGTTGACAGAAGAGAAGACAAAACAGGTCAGTTACAGTTATCTCACAGAAAAGCTAGAACGCTTAAAGCTTGGGATAAAGTAAATGAACTTCACGAAACTGGAGAAATCGTAAACGGTTTTGTGAAATCTAGAACTAAAGGAGGTATGATCGTTGACGTACACGGAATCGAAGCATTCTTACCTGGTTCTCAAATTGACGTTAAGCCAATTAAAGATTACGATCAGTTCGTAGGTAAAACTATGGAGTTCAAAGTTGTGAAAATCAACCCTGAGTTCAAAAACGTAGTTGTATCTCACAAAGCATTGATCGAAGCAGATATCGAAGGTCAGAAAAAAGAAATCATCGCTCAGTTAGAAAAAGGACAAGTTCTTGAGGGTACTGTTAAGAATATTACTTCTTACGGTGTGTTTATCGACCTTGGAGGTGTTGATGGATTGATCCACATTACAGACCTTTCTTGGTCTAGAGTGAACCACCCATCTGAAATCCTTGAGGACGGACAGACTGTAAAAGTTGTTATCCTTGACTTTGATGATGAGAAAACAAGAATCCAATTGGGTATGAAGCAATTAGAAGCTCACCCTTGGGATGCTCTTTCTGCTGACTTGAAAGTAGGTGACAAAGTAAAAGGAAAAGTAGTCGTTCTTGCTGACTATGGTGCATTCGTAGAAATCGCTCCAGGTGTAGAAGGATTGATCCACGTTTCTGAAATGTCTTGGTCAACTCACTTGAGATCTGCAGGTGACTTTGTAAAAGTAGGTGACGAAGTGGAAGCTGAAGTACTTACTTTAGACAGAGACGAAAGAAAAATTTCTCTTGGTATCAAGCAATTGTCTAAAGATCCATGGGAAAACATTGAAGCTAAGTATCCTGTAGGATCTAAGCATGTAGGAACTGTAAGAAACTTCACTAACTTTGGGGTATTCGTAGAGTTAGAAGAAGGTATCGACGGATTAATCTACATCTCTGATCTTTCTTGGACTAAGAAAATCAAGCACCCATCTGAGTTCTGTGCAGTAGGTGATAAATTAGATGTTGTAGTTCTTGAATTAGACATCCAGGCTAGAAGATTATCTCTAGGTCACAAGCAATTGACTGAAAACCCATGGGATGCATTCGAAACGAAGTATGCTGAAGGAACTATCCACGCTGGTAAAGCGGTAGAAGTTCATGATAAAGGTGCTTCTGTACAATTCGAAGATGCTGAGGTTGAAGCATTCTGCCCATCAAGATTATTAGAGAAAGAAGATGGATCTAAAATCAAGAAAGGTGAAGAGGCTCAATTTAAAGTAATCGAATTCAACAAAGAATTCAAGAGAGTAGTAGTTTCTCATACAGGTATCTTCAGAGATGAAGAGAAGAAAAATGTAAAAGAATCTGCTTCTAGAAATGTGACTTCTTCTTCAAACAATGAGGAAAGATCGACTCTTGGAGATATTGATGCTTTAGCAGAATTGAAAAGAAAAATGGAAGAAGGTAAATAA
- a CDS encoding T9SS-dependent M36 family metallopeptidase, which translates to MKKIILPALVAVLSAIPSSLFSQDNEKLIKDYISQNKLREYKKSDLTNFIVDNVDTSKSLNGSVVKFQQTYNGFPVYNAEGTALIRDNKIIYYTDTFLKDYSSSVANNISISKTTALQKISENLQKQKIAAYPILGFFDIEPETGYVAKQRLVYVKDGDILKLAYQFSLPEPDASNYWDILVDATDGNIISKLDLNLSCNFHNDAFSHDLTNYQSEFVGPLNGSQQKFSLLVPDNASYNIFPLQLEAPTFGPRAIVSNPWNLTASPDGWHYDGTTHYTITRGNNAYAYEDTLASNTPGFSPDGGTSRNFNYPFNIYGDSVTNQSAAITNLFYMNNKMHDIFYAFGFTPAARNFQNTNFGLGGVGNDYVNAEAQDGGGTNNANFASPADGNKPRMQMYLWSATTPRLFFYNAPTVAVPRQPGAGTAQFGSALTATGVTGNIQLASATDGCTALPVGSLTGKIGLVERGTCAFTVKVKNVQNAGAIAAIVYNDATNGDTLLTMSGSDATITIPSVFIGNTEGSYIKTHLSANTIVNVTLKNDPSTIITPDGDFDNGIIAHEYGHGISNRLTGTGAGCLNSSSDKEQMGEGWSDFFALMLTNKTGDNASVARGIGTYAVGQSITGGGIRPAKYSPDFTVNDFTYGDTNGMEYTSNGVLVPDVHSIGFVWATMLWDLHWQYVAKYGYASDVMSGTTNGSSRVLQLVTDALKLQICNPTFIDGRDAILAAELATTGGADKCMIWRTFAKRGLGVNASAGSKTNINDQVEDFTVPTECVLATEEVKSVKANTISIYPNPAKNEFFIDFPSNTLGKVSVEIYDMSGKLVSSEDKVSPEAKKSVSTDRLTSGTYIVKIKGIGIDAASKVIVKK; encoded by the coding sequence ATGAAAAAAATAATTCTACCTGCTTTAGTTGCTGTGTTATCGGCAATACCTTCCTCTTTATTTTCGCAAGATAATGAAAAGCTGATTAAAGACTATATTTCTCAAAATAAACTAAGAGAATATAAAAAGTCAGATCTTACCAACTTTATTGTTGATAATGTAGATACTTCAAAGTCCTTAAATGGAAGTGTTGTGAAGTTTCAGCAAACTTATAATGGTTTTCCTGTATATAATGCAGAAGGTACAGCCCTCATAAGAGATAATAAAATAATTTATTATACAGATACCTTTTTAAAGGATTACAGTTCTTCGGTTGCAAATAATATTAGTATTAGCAAAACTACTGCTCTTCAGAAAATTTCAGAAAATCTTCAAAAACAAAAGATTGCAGCTTATCCAATTTTAGGTTTTTTTGATATAGAACCAGAAACAGGGTATGTTGCTAAACAGCGTTTAGTTTATGTAAAAGATGGTGATATTTTAAAATTGGCGTACCAATTTTCTCTTCCTGAACCAGATGCATCAAATTATTGGGATATTCTTGTAGATGCAACTGACGGAAATATTATTAGCAAACTCGATTTAAATTTGTCATGTAATTTCCATAATGATGCCTTTTCACATGATCTTACTAACTATCAAAGTGAATTTGTGGGGCCTTTAAATGGGAGCCAGCAAAAATTTTCGCTTTTAGTACCTGATAATGCTTCATATAATATTTTTCCATTACAATTGGAAGCTCCAACATTTGGTCCGAGAGCTATTGTAAGTAATCCTTGGAATTTGACAGCTTCTCCTGATGGGTGGCATTATGATGGAACTACGCATTATACAATTACAAGAGGTAATAATGCATATGCATATGAGGATACTTTAGCATCAAACACTCCTGGGTTTTCTCCTGATGGAGGGACTTCTCGAAATTTTAATTATCCTTTCAATATTTATGGTGATTCTGTTACTAATCAAAGTGCAGCTATTACTAATTTATTTTATATGAATAATAAAATGCATGATATTTTTTATGCATTTGGCTTTACACCGGCGGCAAGAAATTTCCAAAATACAAACTTTGGACTTGGTGGAGTTGGAAATGATTATGTAAATGCTGAAGCACAAGATGGAGGGGGGACTAATAATGCAAACTTTGCATCTCCTGCAGATGGGAATAAGCCAAGGATGCAGATGTATCTTTGGTCAGCTACAACACCTAGATTATTTTTTTATAATGCACCGACTGTTGCTGTTCCTAGACAACCAGGTGCGGGGACTGCTCAATTTGGTAGTGCTTTAACAGCAACAGGAGTTACTGGAAATATTCAGTTAGCATCGGCTACAGATGGTTGTACAGCTCTGCCTGTAGGATCTCTTACAGGTAAGATTGGTTTAGTGGAAAGAGGAACCTGCGCTTTTACTGTAAAAGTAAAAAATGTACAAAATGCAGGTGCTATTGCTGCAATTGTCTATAATGATGCAACAAATGGAGATACTCTTTTAACAATGTCTGGAAGTGATGCTACTATTACGATTCCATCAGTTTTTATCGGTAATACTGAAGGATCGTATATAAAAACTCATTTGTCAGCTAATACTATAGTAAATGTAACTCTTAAAAATGATCCGTCTACAATAATTACTCCAGACGGAGATTTTGATAATGGAATTATTGCTCATGAATATGGACACGGAATTTCAAATAGATTAACAGGTACGGGTGCTGGATGCTTAAACTCATCTTCTGATAAAGAACAAATGGGCGAAGGTTGGTCGGACTTCTTTGCTTTAATGTTAACGAACAAGACGGGAGATAATGCGTCTGTAGCAAGAGGAATAGGTACTTATGCAGTAGGGCAGTCTATTACAGGTGGAGGAATCAGGCCTGCGAAATATTCTCCAGATTTTACTGTTAATGATTTTACATATGGAGATACTAATGGAATGGAATATACATCAAATGGTGTTCTGGTTCCGGATGTACACTCTATTGGTTTTGTTTGGGCGACAATGCTTTGGGATCTTCATTGGCAATATGTTGCTAAATATGGATATGCTTCAGATGTAATGTCAGGAACAACAAATGGAAGCTCTAGGGTTTTGCAGCTTGTTACAGATGCATTAAAGCTTCAAATCTGTAATCCTACATTTATTGATGGTAGAGATGCAATATTAGCAGCTGAACTGGCTACGACAGGAGGTGCTGATAAATGTATGATTTGGAGAACTTTTGCCAAAAGAGGTTTAGGGGTGAATGCTTCTGCAGGATCGAAAACAAATATTAATGATCAGGTGGAAGACTTCACAGTACCGACAGAATGTGTATTGGCAACTGAAGAAGTTAAATCTGTTAAGGCAAATACGATTTCAATTTATCCGAATCCGGCTAAAAATGAATTCTTTATTGACTTTCCAAGTAATACTCTTGGAAAAGTAAGTGTAGAAATTTACGATATGTCTGGTAAATTAGTTTCGTCAGAAGATAAAGTTTCACCGGAAGCTAAGAAATCGGTTTCAACAGATCGATTAACATCCGGAACGTATATTGTAAAAATAAAAGGCATTGGTATTGACGCTGCTTCAAAAGTTATTGTTAAAAAATAA
- a CDS encoding EamA family transporter yields MKKKNIFKGVLFVGIGASIYGMLATFVKLAYQDGYTTSEVTTSQFVLGLVGLLILNLIQTATSKKDLSTPSSKEVRNLMLAGTSLGCTSLFYYISVQYINVSVAIVLLMQSVWFSVVVESFMTKKLPNTRKIISVIIVLLGTVLATNLVNSKIELDWKGVFWGLMAAASYTLTMFTSNTLATHLPVFRKSFIMLCGGSIVIFAFLFFAQIGPLYIDGLKSVYLNFTENTEHIRAFDYSILWKYGLVLSLFGTIIPPVLFNIGFPNAGLGLGSIVSSLELPVSVTMAFVLLGEEVVFIQWIGIALILFAIVLMNLPPRRSMIPELS; encoded by the coding sequence ATGAAGAAGAAAAATATTTTTAAAGGAGTTTTATTTGTAGGAATCGGAGCAAGTATATATGGTATGTTGGCTACATTTGTAAAACTTGCTTATCAGGACGGGTATACAACATCTGAAGTTACCACCTCTCAGTTTGTATTAGGGTTAGTTGGACTTTTAATTTTAAACCTTATTCAAACTGCAACTTCTAAAAAAGACTTATCAACTCCAAGTTCTAAAGAGGTAAGAAATCTAATGTTAGCAGGAACTTCATTGGGCTGTACAAGTCTATTTTATTATATCTCTGTTCAGTATATCAATGTTTCGGTAGCTATTGTTCTATTGATGCAGTCTGTATGGTTCAGTGTGGTGGTTGAAAGTTTTATGACCAAAAAACTACCTAATACCAGAAAGATAATATCTGTAATTATTGTTTTGCTGGGAACTGTTTTAGCGACCAATTTAGTTAACTCGAAAATTGAGCTTGACTGGAAAGGTGTTTTCTGGGGATTAATGGCAGCAGCTTCCTATACGCTGACCATGTTTACATCCAACACGCTGGCTACACATCTTCCGGTTTTCAGAAAGAGTTTTATTATGCTTTGTGGTGGGTCTATAGTAATTTTTGCATTTTTGTTTTTTGCTCAGATCGGACCTTTATATATAGATGGACTGAAGTCGGTTTATTTAAACTTTACAGAAAATACAGAACATATTCGTGCTTTTGATTACTCCATTCTTTGGAAATATGGTTTGGTCCTGTCATTATTTGGTACTATTATTCCTCCTGTTTTATTTAATATAGGTTTTCCGAATGCTGGTTTGGGATTAGGAAGTATTGTTTCATCTTTAGAGCTTCCTGTTTCCGTGACGATGGCTTTTGTTTTATTGGGAGAAGAAGTGGTTTTCATTCAATGGATTGGAATTGCATTGATTCTTTTTGCTATTGTTCTAATGAATTTACCGCCCAGAAGGAGTATGATACCAGAATTATCTTAA
- a CDS encoding alpha/beta fold hydrolase has product MKKFKNISAALMLSIASNFAFSQVKPLDVELTDYKYPYEVHFLNFKSQNNDLKMAYMDVQPKTSNGKTILLLHGKNFNGAYWGRTAKDLSEKGFRVIIPDQIGFGKSSKPQSYQFSFSQLADNTKAILDELKIDKAVVLGHSMGGMVATRFTLLYPERVQKLILENPIGLEDYKTFAAYQTIDQAYQSELKNTAETYKNYQLKFYYDNKWKAEYQPWLDLIAGWTLHPDYPKVAWDAALTSDMIYNQPVCYEFKNVKVPTLLIIGTRDRTAIGKDRAPKELQSKMGQYQELGKKTQQQIEGSKLVEIENVGHLPHIEVYDKFWNALYEFIR; this is encoded by the coding sequence ATGAAGAAATTTAAGAATATTAGTGCTGCTTTAATGTTGTCGATTGCTTCAAATTTTGCTTTTTCTCAGGTCAAACCTTTGGATGTGGAACTTACAGACTACAAATATCCTTATGAAGTGCATTTTCTTAATTTTAAATCTCAGAATAACGATTTGAAAATGGCTTATATGGATGTACAGCCAAAAACATCAAACGGAAAAACAATTTTGCTTCTTCATGGCAAAAATTTTAACGGAGCGTATTGGGGAAGAACAGCAAAAGATCTTTCCGAAAAAGGTTTTAGGGTGATCATTCCGGATCAGATCGGATTTGGAAAATCTTCAAAACCGCAAAGCTACCAGTTTTCATTTTCTCAATTGGCAGATAATACAAAAGCTATTTTGGATGAATTAAAAATTGATAAAGCTGTTGTTTTAGGACATTCAATGGGAGGGATGGTAGCAACAAGATTTACTTTGTTATACCCAGAAAGAGTCCAGAAGCTAATCCTGGAAAACCCAATAGGATTGGAAGATTATAAAACTTTTGCAGCCTATCAGACAATAGATCAGGCATACCAGTCAGAACTTAAAAATACGGCTGAAACCTATAAAAATTATCAGCTGAAATTCTATTATGATAATAAATGGAAAGCAGAATATCAACCATGGCTGGATTTAATTGCAGGTTGGACGTTACATCCTGATTATCCAAAAGTAGCCTGGGATGCAGCTTTAACTTCAGATATGATTTACAATCAGCCGGTTTGCTATGAGTTTAAAAATGTCAAAGTTCCAACCTTATTAATTATCGGAACAAGAGACAGAACAGCCATAGGGAAAGACAGAGCTCCGAAAGAATTACAATCAAAAATGGGCCAGTATCAGGAATTAGGAAAGAAAACCCAGCAGCAGATCGAGGGTTCAAAATTGGTTGAAATTGAAAATGTAGGTCATCTTCCGCATATAGAAGTCTATGACAAATTCTGGAACGCTTTGTATGAGTTTATTAGATAG
- the rplS gene encoding 50S ribosomal protein L19 — translation MDLLKYVQDKYIAKKEFPEFKAGDTITVYYEIKEGQKTRTQFFKGTVIQLRGTGSTKTFTIRKMSGDVGVERVFPINMPALQKIEVDRRGKVRRSRIYYFRDLRGKKARIKDVPYKK, via the coding sequence ATGGATTTATTAAAGTACGTACAAGATAAGTACATTGCGAAAAAAGAATTCCCTGAATTCAAAGCAGGTGATACAATTACTGTGTATTACGAAATTAAAGAAGGACAGAAGACAAGAACTCAGTTCTTCAAAGGAACAGTTATTCAATTAAGAGGTACTGGTTCTACAAAAACTTTCACGATCAGAAAAATGAGTGGAGATGTAGGTGTTGAGAGAGTATTCCCAATCAACATGCCAGCTTTACAAAAAATTGAAGTGGATAGAAGAGGTAAAGTTAGAAGATCTAGAATTTATTACTTCAGAGACCTTAGAGGTAAAAAAGCTAGAATTAAAGACGTTCCTTACAAGAAATAA
- a CDS encoding CoA transferase subunit A, which yields MIDKRVKNAKEAIQGIQDGMTLMLGGFGLCGIPENSINALVDSNVKDLTCISNNAGVDDFGLGLLLHKRQIKKMISSYVGENAEFERQMLSGELEVELTPQGTLAEKCRAAQAGIPAFYTPAGYGTEVAEGKEVKEFKGKPHILEHAYEADFSIVKAWKGDHAGNLIFKGSARNFNHPMAGAGKITIAEVEELVEPGELDPNQVHIPGIMIQRIFQGEKFEKRIEQRTVRKRN from the coding sequence ATGATAGATAAAAGAGTAAAAAATGCAAAAGAAGCGATTCAAGGAATTCAGGATGGAATGACGCTGATGTTGGGTGGGTTTGGTCTTTGCGGAATTCCTGAAAATTCAATTAATGCATTGGTAGATAGTAACGTAAAGGATCTTACCTGTATTTCAAACAACGCTGGTGTTGATGATTTCGGGTTAGGATTATTGCTTCATAAAAGACAGATCAAGAAGATGATTTCATCTTATGTAGGGGAAAATGCAGAATTTGAAAGACAGATGCTTTCCGGAGAATTAGAGGTAGAATTGACTCCTCAGGGAACTTTGGCGGAAAAATGCAGAGCAGCTCAGGCTGGAATTCCGGCTTTTTACACACCTGCAGGTTACGGAACTGAAGTGGCTGAAGGAAAAGAAGTAAAAGAGTTCAAAGGAAAACCACATATTTTAGAACATGCTTACGAAGCTGATTTTTCAATTGTAAAAGCCTGGAAAGGGGATCATGCTGGAAATTTGATTTTCAAAGGTTCAGCGAGAAACTTTAACCATCCGATGGCCGGAGCGGGGAAAATTACGATTGCAGAAGTGGAAGAGCTGGTAGAGCCGGGAGAATTGGATCCGAATCAGGTTCACATTCCTGGAATCATGATCCAGAGAATTTTCCAGGGTGAAAAGTTTGAAAAAAGAATTGAACAGAGAACAGTAAGAAAAAGAAATTAA